CATGTTATAGTCatggtaaattaaattaatttatcatttttatgcaATTACTTATTATTTTCAACATACGTGAGTGTCAAATTGCTTGAGTCTGAACTTTGTGCAGGATGTAGAATATTACAACAAATTGGAAGATCCAACTGATGAGGAAAATGATATGTTGGACCTAGCTTTTGGCCTTTCCGAAACGTGAGTTTGTTTAATCTGAACATGGGATCCCTTATATCTACTTTGTATTTCAACCCTAAATTCTTCCCAGACTAATCTTGGTAGTTATACAGTTCACGTTTGGGTTGCCAAGTGATTGCTAAGCCTGAACTCGACGGGATTCGATTAGCTATTCCAGCTGCCACGCGGAACTTTGCAGTCGATGGTTACGTGCCGAAGCCACACTAATGAATACAATTTATTAAGTTTGAGTTCCAAAGAATGGCAACTGataaggtttaggattttgaGGTTTAGGTTTTGTAGCTTAATGATTGGTTCTAGATAAATGAGCATTTACATCTTAGGCATTATTTTTGGGCTGAGTTTTGTGGATAACAAGGTACTCAGTATGCGAGAACCAGAAATTTGTCACTTTGTTGGGAATTTTCAGCGTCCCAAGTATAGTTGCACGCCAATAAATTAATCAGATCTGCGACACTCGACCAATATTGTCATTCAAGTTCCACCAAGTAGACCCAATATAAACAAAAACCACACATTAAAAGAAGTGTGATTACACTTGcacatatcatttttttaaccTAGTCATTTATGTTCATGGGGCGTTGTcgtcatcttctttttctttgcattCCTCCTCCTccgtctctttttttttcttctccttcgcATGTTTTCTCttcatcattattttttattgttgctgTTATTGCCGTTGTTATAAAAAGTGAggaaaagagttttgaattgagCAGGACAACGAATTTAAATGCAACTTAATTTACTCTGAAATGAATTGAAATTATACAATAATTGGGAtataattaactcagaaaaaAGAGTAGAGTACAATGATAAAGAATTTGTAGAACTCAAATTGTGTTAAATTTgagtaaattaataaaaattttgagataatgaaataaaaagtagaagatgagagggaagaggagaaagagttttgaattgtatAATGATTGCGATACAATTAACTCAGAAAGAAATCGTAGAGAATAATGGTAAAGAATTTGCAGAATTTAGAAATTGTGTTAAATTTGAGTAACTCTAAGAATTTTGAGAAAACGAAATaaggagaagatgaaaaagaaaaagatgaaaaagtagtggaagatgaagagaaaaagTAGAAAGAGCTTTAAATTGTGCAGAATAATGAGTTCAAATGCACCCTAATTTATTGAGAAGCATACAAACGAGACTGAATCATGAataaaacacatccaaaatcaattttagatCAGACAACATTATCAACATGGTAAAAATTTAACGATAACGACGATGACGATATGTataaaaagatgatgatgacgatATCATAATGATGCTGACaatggaggaggagaagaaataagaatgagaagaagaaattcaaataagaaaaagaggAGGATGAGGTGGTGATGGTGTTGGTATTGATgataataaagaagaagaagaagcaactcTGCTagagaagaaaactaaaaaaaaagcatATGATTCTAAATCACTTGGATGAATTTAGATGTTAAAATTGATTAGGGgtagaaaataattcaaaaaaataaatcttttagtTCAACGAAAGTGAGAGAATTTGTAGGATTAGATcacttttaaaagaaaaaaattgcccCTCTCAGGTTCTGGTTCGTGCTAGTCAGGTGTGTTTTTGATTACCAAAGCAGAATAATCGGAATTGGAAACATGGCAATGCTCTACAAGATATCATTACTATCGCTCTCACCCACACACATCCTCCTCAACCGCCTTCAAAACCTCActtccctctcttcttcttctttttcaactgtCAATAGCCCCATTCGTAGCAGCGCCACCTCAACAAAGAAGCAGAAGCAAAAATCGGCGTTGGccaaagagaagagaaggacCCGTTCCGATAAGGACTTCGACATGGACGCTGTAATGGACCGTTCTGAATCTCGTCATCATTTTCCTGTTATGCTCGCTGAAGTTTTGGACGTTTTCTCCAATCGCTCGCTTACTTCCTTCGTCGATTGCACCCTTGGCGCCGCCGGTCATTCCTCCGCTGTTAGTATCAATCAATGCCTTCACTTTGCACGGATTTCTTAAATTTAGGGGTTTTCTTTTGCTACCTTTGTTTTGTGCAATTAATTACTAGTTAGTATAATTTAGAGTAAGGGTTCAATTTGGTTCTGAAATTGCAAGTGTTTCATTTTACTATCTTATCAACGTTACCAGAGAAAGGAGTGTCTTGCATTGCAGCTGACCATTGAGTTGAGATTAAGTTAGACTCTTGAGTATTTCGAAGTATGTGTTCAAGGACAATTGTCTTTCCATTAATTCTTATTGTATAACATGTAGAGAGAATttgatatgatttttattttttgatagacTAATTTGATGTTATGCATTTATTTTGGGCATGTatactttttcttatttgataATGCCATTGTGATGATGTTAATTTGGATATGAATGTTGAGACAGGTGATTAATGGGCATGCGGAGTTGAAGTATTTTGTTGGGATGGATGTGGATCCTGTGGCACATAACATGGCTCAAGCTCGAATCAATTCTGTAGTAGAAAAGCAATTGGATGGTGGTGTAAAAGTTTTTACGTTGCTAAGGAATTTCAGACATATCAAGTCTGCTCTTAGGGAAACTGGCGACGAACGGTTGGTGGATGGGAGCATCGATGGAATCTTGATGGACTTGGGCATGTCATCCATGCAGGTTTCATTCTTGAACTTGTATCTTCTATACTGTTACATGATCGGCCCACTTGCTGCGTtgtttggtttggtttccaATATTTGTGCATGAGTGTTTTTGATCTTTGGAACTTCCAATGGGGAGAAACGGAAAtgacttcttctaatttttggtagagcaattgcattttatttatttatttgaaaaggaaaacccTGTCTTGCTTAAGTTGTAATTATAAACTTTATTGAACTTAAAATAAACTGATGATCCTTTTTCTTTTGGcttttcttatttatatttgtccTGGTTTTTAGGTGGACAATCCCCAGAGAGGATTCAGTGTGCTAGCTGATGGCCCCCTTGATATGCGTATGGATCCACAGGTGTACTTTTAGACATTAAATGCAAAAATCAACATGCTTTGTCAGGATTACGGTTTTGGTGTAGATGAGTATTTTGTGGAATGATACTGTTGCTTGCTTGATGCAGAGTCATTCATAATTTTCTTTCCTGTGTAACTGATGAACAGGCCTAATATGACAGGCAAGTCTTAAAGCAGAGGATATATTAAATTCTTGGCCAGAATCTGAAGTTGGGCGTG
This portion of the Arachis duranensis cultivar V14167 chromosome 6, aradu.V14167.gnm2.J7QH, whole genome shotgun sequence genome encodes:
- the LOC107495393 gene encoding uncharacterized protein LOC107495393, which codes for MAMLYKISLLSLSPTHILLNRLQNLTSLSSSSFSTVNSPIRSSATSTKKQKQKSALAKEKRRTRSDKDFDMDAVMDRSESRHHFPVMLAEVLDVFSNRSLTSFVDCTLGAAGHSSAVINGHAELKYFVGMDVDPVAHNMAQARINSVVEKQLDGGVKVFTLLRNFRHIKSALRETGDERLVDGSIDGILMDLGMSSMQVDNPQRGFSVLADGPLDMRMDPQASLKAEDILNSWPESEVGRVLRDFGEESNWRNLQKKIVQARLDGGLHSTSDLLNLIRRVTPAMKGGRQGWIKTATRVFQALRIAVNDELKTLEDSLYSCFDCLSPGGRLAVISFHSLEDRIVKQTFLDIIKGREDESCDNSDLRKVSDEIKEKEAWIKHVINGSNGIILTKRPITPSAEEEKLNRRSRSAKLRVIQKV